Within Aspergillus oryzae RIB40 DNA, chromosome 2, the genomic segment GTTGGTTGTGCTTTTAtcatattctttctttttgcgtACGTTCCTCACTCCCGCCCTTGGCGGAGGACCTCAACCCGAGCCAGTTACCTGAAGCTAACGTCCTGCTAGATGCCATAACGCTCGCCGCCGTCGCACTCGCGgccttcaacctcatccgGGCACGGCATGGCTTGCTGGCCCGCCTCCCTACGgacaacaacatcaacaacatccttACTATGCCGACCCTCATTAtcagcaacagccaccacCTCAGTATACTCCCCAACCGCAAACATATGGCTACTTTGGAGGACAGCAAACGGGCATTGAGTTGCAGTCGCCGCCGAATGCGTATCACAACGGACCCGATCGGGCCTACCAGCCACCACCGGGCCCTCCACCAAATGGCAGGAAAGTATAAACGTTTCTCCAGACTGTTAGCTGTTGAACGAGATCTTAATCCCAAACTCGAAATGATCGCATGATTCGGATTCTGTTATCGCAGGCGTTGGTGTCGTCTTTTTTTGAATCTCCTGCACCCCTGCTTCTTTGTCAATATCCAGCAAGGAGGATGTAGCCGAGAGCATTTTTTCATGGGTCTATGAGCTCCTTTGTGTTTATTATCATACCTCGATATCTCtttgtttattattataatgACCATCCGGGCAATTACGATTCTAATTACTCCAAAGTTAAGGCTTGCAGTACAAGGTGCAGGCATTTCCTTTGCGAATCTGGCTCGTTTTTTACATTTTAAAGCCTTCTGAAGAGCTAGCGAGGCGTTGGCGGTGGACTTTAGTATGACTCTCAGTAGACATGAAGATAACCATTGTTTCGCTACTACTCCCATTTTCCTGTCTGGAGTGTGCTGTCGCAACTCGTAATGGCACTGGACGCGGAGACgctaaaaaaaaagacgaacTAATTTGGTGCAGAACCATTGGCCCGTAAAGGAGCGCAGaattctttggcttctttggtcTGGGGCCGAACTCGCTCACTGTGCATGAGAAAAGTATGGGGCACTGAAATATTTTTCCAATAAAGTAATTTAACCTCATTCAACGACATTTTAACGACTATATCGCATTGATCCACGAATATCTGCTCCCTCCCGTATAGGTTTCCATACAAAGGTCAAGAATGCCATACTCGGCAACTTATTCGTACTGGCGTACCATTTAGACGAGCAAAGTGGACACGGCGACTGCCAATGAttgttgaagagaaggagtcGATCACAGCCATGAGGGCGAGAGGGGAAACGAAGGCAGAGCAGTTTCAGATTACAATGTGAGGAGTAGCtgtactagtagtaaatTGTATTAATACTTCCCGTATCTGCGAGTTAAGTTACTTCAACCACCGAGATTACTTTTTAATGGATCGGCTACCCACCgaacctcttctccatctcagGCAATTGTGATGAGCGTTTTGGTTCTCTTTCATGCGCTGATCCCtgtgggaaaaaaaaataattgttctttctttctccccttgttcaactttttttcttcccttcccttcccttccttccgCCCTCTCAACCCTTGTTCTCGCGACTGAACTtcgtctttccttctccgcccACGTATCTTTCCATCCGAAATATTGTAACCTAgtctctccctccctctaCTGTTTGCGGCAAACCTCCTGGAGGCGGTGCATTGATATCGCCAACTACCAGGCACTCTCTTTAAAATATTGATTCTTCCGATCATTCCTTTTTTCGTTGTACCGCgacttttctctccctctaAGAAACATCAGTATCCCGTACCTCGAAATCCGGGTTCCCAAGATTAAAAACTGCACTCTTTCAACACTCTACCGACGTCGCAAACCGGACCACTCATTTAATTTTGATCGCTGATGCAAGAGGGAATCGCATCCTGCGAAACAAACCAAAACCCGAGTCCCGTGGGCAGTTGTTGATCTGTGGCTCTTGCGACCGTGACCATCTAAACCTCACATTCCTACGCTGGGTTCCGTTTCGTTGCGCAGCAGCACATGTTTTACGCTCCAGTGTGTGTCGCATACGGTGTACTTGTGCCTTACTAAAGTGATATCTGGAGAAAGAACCGTCACATATAGCCCGTAATATTGACCGTGTGGGGTCAGATAACCCAATCTCAGGATTCATATTCCGCCAAAATGAGTCCGGTGGATACAACGCCATTCCCGATATGGCCGCGCGACTTTGTGAGCGATCTCAAGTCCGCTCCGGAAACATTATCGAGTTGGGATAATTGTATGGCCAAATCGTATTGCAAGTACGTTGCTCTATTGTTTCCTTCTAGTAATTCCATATCTGACCCGGACGCTACAGATGGCCCGTCATCGTTGCGATCATTGTTGGTGCGCTCATTGTTATCTCCATTCTGGCGTGCATTATCAATTGCCTGTGTTGCGGCATCCAATGTTGCAAATGCTGTGGATGCTGTTCATGCTGCTGTCCGTCTCCCCGCCGAAAGAAGGAGCCAAAATACTTGGATGACCCTTACAATCAACCTCCACCGATGCCGGAAAACAATCCTTATCAGCCACCCGCACCCCCATCTCTGCCTACCTATCGTGGAGCGCAGGTCGCACGGTTTGACACACCCCCGAGCCCTGCAGTCTCCAAGGGCAATGAAGATGCGTTGCCCGCGATGCCCACGTGGGATAGTGCCGTAACGAAGAGGGTCGACGACACTGATCATCACCAGGATGCAATGGAGATGGAACCGTTGAACCTCGCCAACCAAAGACCGCGTCGGATGCCATCCGCACCTCGACCGAACGGAGCCGGTTACATGGGGCCACCGCCTGTCAGGACAGGCACAGCTGTCACTTCTTCCAGCTTTTACCCTGATGACCAGAGCGCGTATCACGCCCGTTCACCCGGCGGGCCGTCTCCTATCTCGCCATATGAACAACCTTATGGCGATTATTCTCAGGCCTATGGATCCCAACCACATTATATGCCAATTGGCACCGCAGTCTCACCGTCTGCCGAGGCCGGCCCGGCACCGTATCGTCACCCATCTCCAGCCATCACTCAGACACCTGGGATGGCACTATCCACGGATGGCGCCCGTCCGATACCTTATCGGCAACCATCTCCCGCCATCAACCAATCACCTATCAACAGGACGATGTCGCCTGCGAATGTAGCCCCTCCCTACAGAGCATTGACACCGGCAAACGCAAACCCAGCCTACAGGACAATGTCTCCTCCCACTCAAGAACCGGTGTACAGGGCGATGTCTCCCCCTAGCCATGAGGCGGCTTACCATGCGATGCCTCCCAGCCACGAGCCCGCATACCAGGCAATGCCTCCACCTGGTTCTGAGCCCACTTACAGGGCAATGCCTCCTTCGTTCAACGCCGAACCGGCTTGGAatacttctccttccattccttcgtcaccacctccgccatTCACATCAAGTCCCGCTCCGCACGAAACAGTACAAGACTCGGGCAGGCCCCCGACCTTGCTACAAAGTGGGCGAAAGCCCGTTCCCAATTCTTTCAGGGATGTATAAGCCTTGCAACTGATAGATTTGAAATATTGCCTTGATTTAACCTCGACAGCTCTTTGACGTTTGTCTGTCAACATCAAGGCCGATTTGTTTTATATTCTCTTCTACGTAAAGTCGATATGGTTGGCGCTATTGTACAATGCGTGGAAATTGCACTTACACTTGGAATATCACCACCCGTTTTGCTCTTTAGGATATGACATGTTTAGTTCATCTGATGGGCATTTTTATGTGATTTTGGACATTTTATCTTCCTGCACAGAACCAAACCGCTGAACGCTGTCGTACATTATGAGTGTTGATCACAGAAATGTACATTGATCACTACAATCAACTGGAGATATTGTGGGCTTCCCCTTCGActtatattcttttctgCTGTTACATTTCGCTTCTGTTTGGCCCGGCGTTGGAAAAGACCGTCTCATGACTTTCTCACTTCATGTGTTAGTATGTACATGTTCTATTCGATGAAGGATCGATAGGAAACTCAACTTTATGTTCTTTGGATGACAACTTGAATGACAGCTTCACTATCTATGGCACTACTCTACGTGCATGTTTGCAATTTGGCCTTCAAATAAGCCAACGTCACTACATTGTATAGTGAAGTACTATATCGATAGACCGAGGacttggatatatatatatcactaTCACACTACTAGTCTTCCGTGTATCCCTGGCCTATACCAAAATACCAGACCTGGAGCTCCAGGAAATATACAGACAATGCGGCATAAGACACACATATAATACCCACACGCTCAAACACCCTCCACACTTTTATAAGCACACCAAAAAAAGAGTCTATAAACAACTAAACTACATTCCCCCCCAAAACCTCACTAGACCTCACTCATTCTTCCAAAGTAAAATCAAACTCCTTAAACGCATCCTTAAAAGCAGTAGCAtcagcctcctcttcctcctgcgACTGCACATCATTCTTCCAATTAATCCGGCCCTCAAGCTCCATCAACTTCGCCATAACCCTCCGTCCGAACTGGAGATCAAA encodes:
- a CDS encoding resistance to Congo red protein (predicted protein) — encoded protein: MGVIHARRECGYNSWGDWVCRPSSWYDWGRWVAFAVIVGCAFIIFFLFACHNARRRRTRGLQPHPGTAWLAGPPPYGQQHQQHPYYADPHYQQQPPPQYTPQPQTYGYFGGQQTGIELQSPPNAYHNGPDRAYQPPPGPPPNGRKV
- a CDS encoding uncharacterized protein (predicted protein), with the protein product MSPVDTTPFPIWPRDFVSDLKSAPETLSSWDNCMAKSYCKYVALLFPSSNSISDPDATDGPSSLRSLLVRSLLSPFWRALSIACVAASNVANAVDAVHAAPPAPPSLPTYRGAQVARFDTPPSPAVSKGNEDALPAMPTWDSAVTKRVDDTDHHQDAMEMEPLNLANQRPRRMPSAPRPNGAGYMGPPPVRTGTAVTSSSFYPDDQSAYHARSPGGPSPISPYEQPYGDYSQAYGSQPHYMPIGTAVSPSAEAGPAPYRHPSPAITQTPGMALSTDGARPIPYRQPSPAINQSPINRTMSPANVAPPYRALTPANANPAYRTMSPPTQEPVYRAMSPPSHEAAYHAMPPSHEPAYQAMPPPGSEPTYRAMPPSFNAEPAWNTSPSIPSSPPPPFTSSPAPHETVQDSGRPPTLLQSGRKPVPNSFRDV